The window ACGCTGCCACCCGCCGGCCCAGCGCGGATTCCGGCGCCACCTCGGTATAGACCGGAGCACGCTGCTCCATCAACACCCTGCCGGTGTCGACCTGGATGCGGCGCGTGCCGTCGATGGTCTCCTTTGTGGCGGGCCCGCTGCCGATCCGGCCGAGGTCGCGCAGCAGCGAGAACGCGGCGATGGTGGCATGGCCGCAGTGAGCGATCTGGCGCGTCGGCGTAAAGAACTCCAGCTTGACGGTGGCGCACGCCGAGCGCGAAACGAAGGCCGTCTCGGACAGGCCGACGCGTGCGGCGATGGCGAGCTTCTGCGCGGTGCCGAGGGTATCGGCGGCGATCACGACGCCGGCTGGATTGCCGCCGGCGGCGCCGTCGATGAGCGAATGGACGAGATGGACTGGAATGGGCATGGGAGGCTTCCTGCTGGCGCGGCCCCACACCCCCTGTGACGGGCAGCGGCCTTGCGCCTGGGACAAGCAATGTACCAGAGCCGTCGCGGCGCGCCTTGTCCTCGCCGGGGCCTTGCCCAATGCTACGCAGCGCCGCCGCCTTCCCTCTCGTCGCCGCACACGAGCGCGGACCACGGTAGCTGTCACTGCCAAGGAGTTCAAACGGATGTCCGAACCGGAATGCGCTGGCCAACCACCACGCGTTCCTGATCTACCGCAAGTTGCCGTGATGCAGCGCCAGCGGCTAGTCCGAAGGTATGGGTCGGCCGCTGCAAGGTATGGTTCCCGCACCGCGGCAATTCGATGACTATAGTCAATGCCTTACACGGTCATCAAATAATCCAATTTCCGTGCTGCGATGAGAGGCCCTACCATTTGCGGGCAATGCTCGGCCCCCACACCCCTCACCGAAACCGAGCGGTGAAGTGCTAACGATCCAAGGAACCTGTCCATGACGACTGAAGCAAAATGTCCGTTCCACCATACCGCCGGCGGCGGCACGTCGAACCAGGATTGGTGGCCTGACCAACTGAACCTGAAGATCCTGCACCAGCATCCCGCCATGTCCAATCCGCAGGGCGAGGCGTTCCACTACGCCGAGGCCTTCAAGAGCCTGGACCTGGCCGCGGTCAAGGAAGACCTGCGCGCGCTGATGACCGATTCGCAGGACTGGTGGCCCGCCGATTTCGGTCACTACGGCGGACTCTTCATCCGCATGGCATGGCATAGCGCCGGCACCTACCGCACCGCCGACGGCCGCGGTGGCGCCGGCTCCGGCCAGCAGCGCTTCGCGCCGCTCAACAGCTGGCCCGACAACGTCAGCCTGGACAAGGCGCGCCGCCTGATCTGGCCGATCAAGCAGAAGTACGGCAACAAGATCTCCTGGGCCGACCTGATCATCCTGACCGGCAACGTCGCGCTCGAATCGATGGGCTTCAAGACCTTCGGTTTCGCCGGCGGCCGCGTCGACGCCTGGGAGGCGGACGAAGACGTCTACTGGGGCGCCGAGACCAAGTGGCTCGACGACAAGCGCTACAGCGGCGATCGCGAGCTGGAAAACCCGCTGGCAGCGGTGCAGATGGGCCTGATCTACGTCAACCCGGAAGGCCCGAACGGCAACCCCGACCCGGTCGCCGCCGCGCGCGACATCCGCGAGACCTTCGCGCGCATGGCCATGGACGATGAAGAAACCGTGGCACTGATCGCCGGCGGCCATACCTTCGGCAAGACCCACGGCGCCGGCCCGGCATCCCACGTGGGCCCCGAGCCGGAAGCGGCCGGCCTCGAAGAACAGGGCCTGGGCTGGAAGAGCAGCTTCGGCACCGGCAAGGGCCGCGACGCCATCACCAGCGGGCTCGAAGTCACCTGGACCACCACGCCGACGCAGTGGAACCACGACTTCTTCAAGCACCTGTTCGAGTACGAGTGGGAACTGACCAAGAGCCCTGCCGGCGCGCACCAGTGGAAACCCAAGGGCGATGCCGGCGCCGGCACCGTGCCCGACCCGCAGGATCCCGCCAAGCGCCGTGGGCCGACCATGCTGACCACCGACCTGTCGCTGCGCTTCGACCCGGCCTACGAGAAGATCTCGCGGCGTTTCTACGAGAACCCCGAGCAGTTCGCCGATGCCTTCGCACGCGCCTGGTTCAAGCTGACCCACCGCGATATGGGCCCGCGTGCACGCTATCTCGGCCCGGAAGTGCCGGCGGAAGAGCTGCTGTGGCAGGATCCGGTGCCGGCCGTCGACCACAAGCTGATCGACGCCCAGGACATCGCCACGCTCAAGGCCAAGGTACTGGCCTCGGGACTGTCGGTGCCGCAGCTGGTATCGACCGCCTGGGCCTCGGCCTCGACCTTCCGCGGCTCGGACAAGCGCGGCGGCGCCAACGGTGCGCGCATCCGCCTGGCGCCGCAGAAGGACTGGGAGGCCAACCAGCCGGAGCAGCTCGCCAACGTGCTGGAGACGCTGGAGGCCATCCGGGCCGAGTTCAACGGCGCGCAGCGCGACGGCAAGAAGGTATCGCTGGCCGACCTGATCGTGCTGGCCGGCGCCGCCGCTGTCGAGCAGGCCGCGAAGAATGCCGGCCACGTGGTGACGGTGCCGTTCGCAGCGGGCCGCACGGACGCTACGCAGGAGCAGACCGACGTCGCCTCGATGGCGGTGCTCGAGCCCATCGCGGACGGCTTCCGTAACTACCTGAAGGGCAGGTACACCATCCCGGCGGAAAAACTGCTGATCGACAAGGCCCAGCTGCTGACGCTGACGGCGCCGGAGATGACGGTCCTGCTGGGCGGCCTGCGCGTGCTCGAAGCCAATGTGGGGCAGACCCGCCACGGTGTCTTCACGCAACGGCCGGGCGCGCTGAGCAACGACTTCTTCGTCAACCTGCTCGACATGCGCACGGAATGGAAGCCGGTGTCCGACGCCAAGGACGTGTTCGAAGGGCGCGACCGCACCTCCGGCCAGATCAGGTGGACCGGCACGCGCGTCGACCTGGTGTTCGGCTCGAACGCGCAGCTGCGCGCGCTGGCCGAGTTCTATGGCAGCGCCGATGCCGAGGAGAAGTTCGTGCATGACTTCGTCGCGGCCTGGAGCAAGGTGATGAACCTCGACCGCTTCGACCTGGCCTGAAGCGCCGGCGCCGCCTGAGCCTGCCGGACCCGGCATGGCCGGCGGCGGCCGTCCGATGCGGCGCGCCGCCCGCTCCCGAACGATGGCCGATCGCGAGATCGGCCATCGTCATTTGCCGCCGGCATATCGACAAGGCGATCATGCGGTGAGGAGGTGAGGAGGTGAGGCAGCGGCTCGCTGCGCGAACCGCGATCCCGGCGCAGGCATGGGCACCGCGACAACGCCCGGCCGTCCCTCGCTCAATGTGCAACAAAGACGGTGAGCACGCCCGTATAGCCGTACAAGTGATCCCGGGCAATCTCGCCACCGGCGAAGAATCCGGCCAGCGGCAGTTCACCCAGCACCCCGCGCAAGGCCTGCAACTCGGCATTGGGCGCGCCGAAATGCGGTCCGCCCCGGCCGCAGCAACTGACGTAGACCGCTCCCGCGGCCCGCCCTGCCCCACGGCGCCCGAGCTCGGCCCGCACTTCGCCAGCCATGCGCACCAGGTCTGCCAGCGCCGCGTCGGGATTGCGCCGGCAGAAGGCCAGCGGCACACCTGGCTCGGCCACGTCGGCCAGCGCCAGCACCCGATGCAGCACGTCTACGCCGATCACATGCCGTACCAGCGTGTCGGTGCCGAAGGTACCCGGCTGGTGCGGCGCCTGCTCGACCCCGCCGCCCAGTCCGGCCAGCGTTCCCGACAAGGCCTCGGAGAGCAGCTCCAGTGGCGCGTCGCGCGCCAGTCCGAGATCCTGCAGCACGCAATCGAGGGCGGGCCTGCCGTCCAGCGCGATCAGCAGGTTGCGTTCGGCGCGCGTCACGGTACGGCTCGGGCCGATCGGCTGGCAGCCCTGTGTCACCCGCGCCACCAGTTCCACATCGGCATTGAACAGCACACCGGACAGGCCACCGCCGAGCACGTCGTCGGCCACGTGCAGCGGCCGGCGGCGCGCCGACGCCACGCCGCCGAACAGATAGCCGGTGGCAGTGCGTGCGCTCAGTTCGCGCAGCAGGTCCTGGAGATCGGGCGTGCCGCCGTCGGCATGCACCTGCGCGGTATGGGCAGAGAACCCGGACGTCGGGCCGGGCAGCGGCCGCCGCCCGGAGAAGAGTCGGAACGACTGGCTGGGCAAGGGCGCCAGCATCAGCACCAGGGCCGGTTCGTCGATGTACTCGACCCCGTTCGCGCACACGCCGACACCGTCGGCCCCGACCCAGGCCACACCGGGCCAGTCCTCCTTCAGTTCGGCCAGGATCGCCTCGGCCGCCTCGGCGTAGTCCTCGCCCAGGTAGCACCAGCCGAGCGTGAGCGGAGCGGCCGTACCGTCGCGCGCCCGGCGCACGGCAGCCTGCATCTCGAGTTGCCGCTGGCATTCGGCCAGCGCCTCCCGCCAGCGGACGTGAGCCGCATGGGCACAAAGGAAGGATGCCTCGGACATGGCAGGATCTCCGCATGCCGGACGGCCGCGTGGCCCGGTCGTCCGCCGGCACGCCTCGGCGCCGGCATCCCGGGCCGCGCGCGGCGCGCCCTCGTTCCACTGTAGGTCACGGGCGCCCGCTTTGCCCGCTTGCGGCGCGGCGGCACGCGGCCTTGGCCGTGCCCGCACGGGCAGCGGCGCAAACCCGCGTGCCCGCCCCGCCTCACTCCGTCAGCGTGACGCCAGGCAGGAACTCGATGCCGGTGCGCTTGACCAGTTCCTGGTAGCTGATGGGGCGGCCTGCGCGCGCCGAATCGGTGTTCTCGATCCAATGCGCCCAGGCGCGGTGGTTCGACGGATCGTAGACGAGCTTGAAGAGGTATTGCGGCACCCACACCTGGCCCGGGCCGATGGTGCTCGGCGTGCTGCCGTAGACCGGCCCGGTGATCACGTAGATGTCGCCCTTGGCGCGTCGCGCGTACTTGCGCGTCGCCTGCTCGATACCGGCCCAGCTGCGGCGGTTGTTCTGGGGCGCCTGCGGCACCATATTGGCCAGCGAGAAGCTCTGTGCCATCGCAGTGGCGCTGGGCATGTCGCCGGCCGGTGCCATGTGGCCGCGGTCGTAGCCCGACCCCTTGTAGTCGTCCAGCTCCGCGCGTTCAGCGCGGGGCAGGCGCGCATCGGCGAAGAAGCGGTTGGTGCGCTGCTCGTCCTGGGCGTCCTCTACCTGCGCCGCGTTGATCCGCTCCGCCACGTAGACGGGCGTCTTGGTGGTGCCGGAATGCAGGATCGCGAAAGAGTCGAAGCACAGCGCACGCGGCTTCAGGTTCTGGGCCTTGTGAAGCTGGGGAACCGCGCCTTGGGCGAAGAACTGCTGGCAGCCGGCGAAATCGGCGGCGGCGTGAGCGGCCGTGGTGATGCCGAGAAACAAGGCGGTCGATGCGGCCAGCCTGAAAATACGATGCATGAATTCCTTCCTGAAATGCTGGATTGCCCTTCCCGACTGGTAGAAAGGGGCCGGAAGGATAACATTCGTGCCCGCGGCAGGTGACCTTGTTTCAACTCGTAACGGGAATCAGCAAATTCTGAGTTGGCCGGCTCCGACGCGATGCCGCCCGGCGCGCCGGCGAACCATTCGTTGCTCCGCGGAACCCAGCCCCCACACCATCGACAGGGTCATTCAAACGCATCGAGCAGGCCCGATCGATGCATCGTATATTTCCGATATCAATTTGGAGATTCCCCGATTCATGGTTCGCAAGACAGCGAAGCAGAGAGCGAAGCAAGCGGCGCCGGAGGCAACCGGCGATACGCCAGCGCTGGACGTGGATACGATCCACAAGGCGCTGGCCAATCCGGTGCGGCGCAATATCCTGGCGTGGCTGCGCACGCCGGAAGCGTATTTCTCGGCGCAGGAATATCCGCTCGACCTCGGTGTCTGCGCGGGGCTGATCGATGCGCACGCCGGACTGTCGCAGTCCACCGTATCCGCCCACCTGGCCACCCTGCAGCGCGCCGGCCTGATCCGCGCCAGGCGCATCGGCCAATGGGTCTTCTTCAAACGGGACGAGGCCACCATCCAGGCCTTCCTCGACCAGCTTCACCAGGAGCTTTGAGCCGCACAGGCCGCGCCGACGGCGAGCCGCCGCGAACGCGACCGTGCCTTTCCCCTCCCCAACCGCAAGGCGGACAACCATGCCCACTCTTTTCGATCCCCTCCGACTCGGCGATCTCGAATTGCCCAACCGCGTCATCATGGCGCCGCTCACGCGCTCGCGCGCGGTGGGCGGCCAGCGCGTGCCCAATGCCCTGATGGCGCAGTACTACGTGCAGCGTGCATCGGCCGGCCTGATCCTGTCGGAGGCCACCGCCGTCACGCCGCAGGGCGTCGGCTATGCCGATACCCCCGGCATCTGGAGCGACGAGCAGGTCGCCGGCTGGAAGCAGGTGACCGACGCCGTGCACGCGGCCGGCGGCCGCATCTTCCTGCAACTCTGGCACGTGGGCCGCATCTCCGACCCCGTGTTCCTCGACGGCGACCTGCCGGTGGCGCCGAGCGCCATCGCCGCCCAGGGCAACGTCAGCCTGGTCCGGCCCAAGCGCCCCTACGTCACGCCGCGCGCGCTGGAAACCGAGGAGATCGCTGGGGTGGTGGCGGCCTTCCGGCATGGCGCCGAGAACGCCAGGAAGGCAGGTTTCGACGGCGTGGAAGTGCATGCCGCCAATGGCTACCTGATCGACCAGTTCCTGCAGGACTCCACCAACCATCGCACCGATGCCTACGGCGGCCCGATCGAGAATCGCGCGCGCCTGCTGCTGGAGATCACCGATGCCTGCATCGAGGTGTGGGGCGCGGGCCGCGTCGGCGTCCACCTGGCACCGCGCGGCGACGCGCACGACATGGGCGACTCCGACCCCGCCGCCACCTTCGGCTACGTCGCACGCGAGCTCGGCAAGCGCGGCATCGCCTTTCTGTGCGCACGCGAAGCGCTCGGCGAGAACCGCCTCGGGCCGGCGCTGAAGGCAGCCTTTGGCGGCGTCTACATCGCCAACGAGAAGATGACCAGGCAGAGCGCCGCACAGGTGCTGGCCGCCGGCGAAGCGGATGCCGTGGCCTTCGGCCAGCTCTTCATCGCCAACCCCGACCTGCCGCGCCGCCTGCATCTGAACGCGGAGTTGAATGTGCCGCGCCCGGAGACCTACTACCATCCGGGTGCCGAAGGCTACGTCGACTACCCGGCCCTGGCCTGAAACGATACCTGGCCCGCGTTCCAGGTCCGCACAGCAGGTCCGCACAGCAGGTCCGCATGGAAGGCCCGCCTCGCATCGGCGAGGCGTCCGGCCAGCTGGCCGCGTCGCACGAGGCCGGCGACACCCGCCGGGGTGGCGCCGGCCGCTAACGGCCGCTTTCGTCGTCGAGCGGCAGGATGGCATCGTCCTCCCAGCGGCTGACAGCATTGACCAACCGGTACTGGGCGAGAAAAAACAGGATCAGGGCCAGCAGCGCCAGGCCGGCCAGAACGAAGCGATGCCACATGGCTGTTTCCCCATCGGGATCCGTTGTCGGTGCATGCATGAGGGACGGCCGGCAGGCAATGCAAGCGCTCCCTCTTGCCTGGCTCAAGGCTATGCCAGTCTCCATACAGGCCGCGTGAAGATCGCGGCGCTCCCGATCAAAATGCGGTAAAGCCCGCGCCGCTAGCCCGGACGCCGCGCGCCGGCTGCACCGTGCTGACGCGCGCGCCCGGCCAGCAGCCGTCCCGCCAGCCCGAACGCCACCAGGTTGCCGGCCACCACCAGCACCAGGCCCGCCACGGCCAGCGCCGACCAGCGGTAGTCCTCGAACACGGTCGAGGCCGCGAGCGCCACGATCGGGAACAGCACCGTGCAGTAGGCCGCACGCTCCGGCCCGATCCGTCCCACCAGGGTCAGGTAGGCGGTGAAGCCGATCACCGAGCCGGGCACGGCCAGGTAGAGCAGCGCGCCGAGGTAGAGCGGGCCGGTATCCGGCCGGAAGGAAAGCCCGGCCAGCCAGGCGCCGGCGCTCAGCACCGCGGCACCGATCAACATGGCCCAGGCATTGGTCACCAGCGGATGCAGGCCCATCGCCTGCATCCGGCTCGACTGCAGGTTGCCGGTCGAGAAGCACAGGGTCCCGGCGAAGGCCACCGCCAGCCCCTGCCACAGGGCGTGGTCGGCCGCATGCCCCGCCATCTGCTGGTAGAACAGGCAAGCGATGCCGGTCAGCCCCAGCAGCGCGCCGAGGATGGCCTGGCCCTGCAGCGGGCGCCCCATGAACAGGCGGCCGTTGATGGCATTGAGCAGCGGCGCGGTGGAGAACACCACGGCGACCAGGCCGCTCGGCACCACCTGCTCGGCATAGTAGAAGCACAGGAAGTTCAGGCAGAACAAGGTCACCCCCTGTGCGGCGAGAATGCGCCACGCCGCGCGCGGCACACGCACGCTGCGCCGCGTCAGGCGCAGCAGCAGGAACAGCACCGCCGCCGCCAGCCAGAAGCGCCAGGCAATCGACACCGGCGGCGGTACCACGCCGAGTTGCCATTTGATCGCGATCCAGGTGGTGCCCCAGATCAGTACCGTCAGGATGTAGAGGAAGAGATTCATCGCAGGGGGAACAGGAAGGCCGGGGAAGGCCGGGGAAAGCCGCCGGAGCTGCCGCCCCCGGCCTTGTCGATCATGCTGCCGCTTTCCTTGCCGGGGCCATTGTCCAGAATTGCGGTCTTTTCCCGCCGGCAGCCGCGCGGGCAGCGCCTGCGCTTATACTGGCCCGCATCATGCGCCATCGCCCCACCGTTCCCGCCGGCACCGACGCCGGGATCCCCTTCGGCCTGCAGTCGGTCTGCCGCACGCTCAGCGAGGCCAATGCCACGCTCGAGCGCTTCGCCTGGCTCGGCGACGGGCTGGCGATCGCCGAATGGACGCGCATCACCGAAGAGACCGAGACCTCGTACGAGCAGCCGGGCCACCACACGCTGTCCTGCTACCTGGACGGCGGCTACCGCACCGAGCGCCAGAAGGTACCCGGCTTCGGCGCCCCGAGCCGGCTGTGCGCGCTGCCGAGCGACCACGAATCGCGCTGGTGGGTACGAGGCGAGATGCACTTCCTGCACCTGTATTTCCTGCCCGAGCATTTCACCCGGCGCGCGGTGCAGGAACTGGACCGCGAACCACGCGAACTGACGCTGGCCGACCGCACCTACTTCGAGGACGCACGCATCGACGCGCTGTGCCGCGCGCTGCTGCGCGAGCGCTGGGACGATGCCGACGGCAGGCTGCGCGTCAACGAAGCCGCGCATGAGGTACTGAGCCAGCTGCTGCGCGGCCAGAGCGTCAACCGCGCCGGACTGCGGCCGCGCGGCGGCCTGGCGCCGGCGGTACGGCGGCGCCTGCGCGAATACATCGAAGCCCATCTCACCCAGCCGCTCACGGTGGGGGAACTGGCCGACCTGGCCGCGCTGTCCGAATACCATTTCACGCGCATGTTCCGCCTGTCCTTCGGCAGTGCGCCCCATGCCTGGGTGGCCGAGCAGCGGCTGGCCAGGGCGCGCGCGCTGCTCAAGACCACCGCGCTGCCGCTGGCGCAGGTTGCGGCGCAATGCGGCTACGCCAACGCGGCCCACCTGAGCCACCGCTTCCGCGACGCGCACGGCGCGCCGCCGAATGCGTACCGGCTGGCGCTGCAGGCAAGCTGAACGGCCGGGGCCGGGGCCGGCCCCGCTTCAGCGCACCGCCCGCGCCGCCTCCCACAGGTCCCGGCCGCCCAGGCCCGCATGCCAGGCGCGGAACTGCGCACGCCAGCCCTGGAAGGGCTCGCCCAGCACGGGGCGCGGGTCGCCGCTGAGGTCGTAGGCCATGCCTTCGATCAGCCATCCGGGCCCGGTCGCAACGGCCACGTTGCCCAGCGTCTCCGCCTGCCGGTAGTGGATCAGTTCATGCGCGACGTAGTAGGACTGCCAGCCGCGCGGTGCCACCGCCAGGCCGAAGTCGCCCACCGCCGCCGCCGCGCGCCGGCCCAGGCCGAAGGTGTCGGCGCAG of the Cupriavidus malaysiensis genome contains:
- the katG gene encoding catalase/peroxidase HPI, whose product is MTTEAKCPFHHTAGGGTSNQDWWPDQLNLKILHQHPAMSNPQGEAFHYAEAFKSLDLAAVKEDLRALMTDSQDWWPADFGHYGGLFIRMAWHSAGTYRTADGRGGAGSGQQRFAPLNSWPDNVSLDKARRLIWPIKQKYGNKISWADLIILTGNVALESMGFKTFGFAGGRVDAWEADEDVYWGAETKWLDDKRYSGDRELENPLAAVQMGLIYVNPEGPNGNPDPVAAARDIRETFARMAMDDEETVALIAGGHTFGKTHGAGPASHVGPEPEAAGLEEQGLGWKSSFGTGKGRDAITSGLEVTWTTTPTQWNHDFFKHLFEYEWELTKSPAGAHQWKPKGDAGAGTVPDPQDPAKRRGPTMLTTDLSLRFDPAYEKISRRFYENPEQFADAFARAWFKLTHRDMGPRARYLGPEVPAEELLWQDPVPAVDHKLIDAQDIATLKAKVLASGLSVPQLVSTAWASASTFRGSDKRGGANGARIRLAPQKDWEANQPEQLANVLETLEAIRAEFNGAQRDGKKVSLADLIVLAGAAAVEQAAKNAGHVVTVPFAAGRTDATQEQTDVASMAVLEPIADGFRNYLKGRYTIPAEKLLIDKAQLLTLTAPEMTVLLGGLRVLEANVGQTRHGVFTQRPGALSNDFFVNLLDMRTEWKPVSDAKDVFEGRDRTSGQIRWTGTRVDLVFGSNAQLRALAEFYGSADAEEKFVHDFVAAWSKVMNLDRFDLA
- a CDS encoding helix-turn-helix domain-containing protein — encoded protein: MRHRPTVPAGTDAGIPFGLQSVCRTLSEANATLERFAWLGDGLAIAEWTRITEETETSYEQPGHHTLSCYLDGGYRTERQKVPGFGAPSRLCALPSDHESRWWVRGEMHFLHLYFLPEHFTRRAVQELDREPRELTLADRTYFEDARIDALCRALLRERWDDADGRLRVNEAAHEVLSQLLRGQSVNRAGLRPRGGLAPAVRRRLREYIEAHLTQPLTVGELADLAALSEYHFTRMFRLSFGSAPHAWVAEQRLARARALLKTTALPLAQVAAQCGYANAAHLSHRFRDAHGAPPNAYRLALQAS
- a CDS encoding DNA/RNA non-specific endonuclease, yielding MHRIFRLAASTALFLGITTAAHAAADFAGCQQFFAQGAVPQLHKAQNLKPRALCFDSFAILHSGTTKTPVYVAERINAAQVEDAQDEQRTNRFFADARLPRAERAELDDYKGSGYDRGHMAPAGDMPSATAMAQSFSLANMVPQAPQNNRRSWAGIEQATRKYARRAKGDIYVITGPVYGSTPSTIGPGQVWVPQYLFKLVYDPSNHRAWAHWIENTDSARAGRPISYQELVKRTGIEFLPGVTLTE
- a CDS encoding ArsR/SmtB family transcription factor codes for the protein MDVDTIHKALANPVRRNILAWLRTPEAYFSAQEYPLDLGVCAGLIDAHAGLSQSTVSAHLATLQRAGLIRARRIGQWVFFKRDEATIQAFLDQLHQEL
- a CDS encoding DMT family transporter, translated to MNLFLYILTVLIWGTTWIAIKWQLGVVPPPVSIAWRFWLAAAVLFLLLRLTRRSVRVPRAAWRILAAQGVTLFCLNFLCFYYAEQVVPSGLVAVVFSTAPLLNAINGRLFMGRPLQGQAILGALLGLTGIACLFYQQMAGHAADHALWQGLAVAFAGTLCFSTGNLQSSRMQAMGLHPLVTNAWAMLIGAAVLSAGAWLAGLSFRPDTGPLYLGALLYLAVPGSVIGFTAYLTLVGRIGPERAAYCTVLFPIVALAASTVFEDYRWSALAVAGLVLVVAGNLVAFGLAGRLLAGRARQHGAAGARRPG
- a CDS encoding FIST signal transduction protein, which translates into the protein MSEASFLCAHAAHVRWREALAECQRQLEMQAAVRRARDGTAAPLTLGWCYLGEDYAEAAEAILAELKEDWPGVAWVGADGVGVCANGVEYIDEPALVLMLAPLPSQSFRLFSGRRPLPGPTSGFSAHTAQVHADGGTPDLQDLLRELSARTATGYLFGGVASARRRPLHVADDVLGGGLSGVLFNADVELVARVTQGCQPIGPSRTVTRAERNLLIALDGRPALDCVLQDLGLARDAPLELLSEALSGTLAGLGGGVEQAPHQPGTFGTDTLVRHVIGVDVLHRVLALADVAEPGVPLAFCRRNPDAALADLVRMAGEVRAELGRRGAGRAAGAVYVSCCGRGGPHFGAPNAELQALRGVLGELPLAGFFAGGEIARDHLYGYTGVLTVFVAH
- a CDS encoding alkene reductase — its product is MPTLFDPLRLGDLELPNRVIMAPLTRSRAVGGQRVPNALMAQYYVQRASAGLILSEATAVTPQGVGYADTPGIWSDEQVAGWKQVTDAVHAAGGRIFLQLWHVGRISDPVFLDGDLPVAPSAIAAQGNVSLVRPKRPYVTPRALETEEIAGVVAAFRHGAENARKAGFDGVEVHAANGYLIDQFLQDSTNHRTDAYGGPIENRARLLLEITDACIEVWGAGRVGVHLAPRGDAHDMGDSDPAATFGYVARELGKRGIAFLCAREALGENRLGPALKAAFGGVYIANEKMTRQSAAQVLAAGEADAVAFGQLFIANPDLPRRLHLNAELNVPRPETYYHPGAEGYVDYPALA